The following are from one region of the Methyloversatilis discipulorum genome:
- a CDS encoding poly-gamma-glutamate hydrolase family protein, with protein sequence MHRDRHRSYAELSSAHREGIDYHVTVERRGSGVAIVAPHGGRIERGTSEVARAIAGDDFDLYLFEGALPTMNFETLHITSTRFDEPRALSLIADCDAVLAVHGVADTGERALLGGRDRALACAMADRLYARGVLAQTSGHRYPGLDPRNLCNRGRQGRGVQIELSDRLRGGRYERAVIDAVRAALHGRVMTRR encoded by the coding sequence GTGCACCGCGACCGCCATCGCAGCTATGCCGAACTGTCGTCCGCGCATCGCGAGGGCATCGACTACCACGTCACCGTAGAGCGACGCGGCAGCGGGGTCGCCATCGTCGCGCCGCATGGCGGGCGCATCGAGCGGGGCACTTCGGAGGTGGCGCGTGCAATCGCCGGCGACGACTTTGATCTCTACCTGTTCGAAGGCGCGTTGCCGACGATGAACTTCGAAACCCTGCACATTACGAGCACCCGCTTCGACGAGCCGCGCGCCCTGTCGCTGATCGCCGACTGCGACGCCGTGCTGGCGGTGCACGGCGTGGCCGATACCGGCGAGCGCGCGCTGCTCGGCGGCCGCGATCGTGCGCTCGCCTGCGCCATGGCCGATCGTCTGTACGCACGCGGCGTGCTCGCGCAGACCAGCGGCCATCGCTACCCCGGCCTCGATCCGCGCAATCTGTGCAACCGGGGGCGGCAGGGCCGCGGCGTGCAGATCGAACTGAGCGACCGCTTGCGCGGCGGTCGCTACGAAAGGGCAGTGATCGATGCCGTTCGTGCTGCCCTGCATGGACGGGTCATGACGCGACGCTAG
- a CDS encoding mechanosensitive ion channel family protein, with product MNDWTQTAAWLYAWAGDRLPQVLDLAVKLFLILLLAWILQHLARRSIRLIHETLRRRTDCAEDIKRIDTLVRVARYAASVVILVLAGGIALSALGISVAPLLATAGVAGIAIGFGAQSLVKDLFSGLFVLLENQIRVGDIVDIAGHSGVVEEVTLRYVRLRDYEGNVHFVPNGEITTVTSRSREFANAVIDVRMAPTDRVADIYAIMFDVAKAMREDEYFGGRMLGDLEMAGVDQWQESALIVRARIRVAAMAQWEVRREFLRRVKEAYDERGQTMPLPHLTLRFADDAEATLREVSRKGSAPRRTAPA from the coding sequence ATGAACGATTGGACACAGACCGCCGCCTGGCTCTACGCATGGGCGGGCGACCGCCTGCCTCAGGTGCTTGACCTCGCGGTGAAGCTGTTCCTGATCCTGCTGCTCGCCTGGATACTGCAGCACCTCGCCCGGCGCTCGATACGGCTGATCCACGAAACGCTGCGCCGGCGCACCGACTGCGCGGAAGACATCAAGCGTATCGACACGCTGGTGCGGGTCGCGCGCTACGCGGCATCGGTGGTCATCCTCGTGCTGGCCGGCGGCATCGCGCTGAGCGCGCTGGGCATTTCGGTCGCCCCGCTGCTGGCCACCGCCGGTGTCGCCGGCATCGCCATCGGCTTCGGTGCCCAGTCGCTGGTGAAGGATCTGTTCTCCGGGCTGTTCGTACTGCTGGAGAACCAGATCCGCGTCGGCGACATCGTCGATATCGCCGGCCACAGCGGCGTGGTCGAAGAGGTGACGCTGCGCTATGTGCGGCTGCGCGACTACGAAGGCAACGTCCATTTCGTCCCGAACGGCGAGATCACGACGGTCACCAGCCGCTCGCGCGAATTCGCCAATGCGGTGATCGACGTGCGGATGGCGCCGACCGACCGGGTGGCTGACATCTACGCCATCATGTTCGATGTCGCCAAGGCGATGCGCGAGGACGAGTACTTCGGCGGCCGCATGCTCGGCGACCTGGAAATGGCGGGCGTGGACCAGTGGCAGGAATCGGCACTGATCGTGCGGGCACGTATCCGTGTCGCGGCGATGGCCCAATGGGAAGTGCGGCGTGAGTTCCTGCGGCGGGTGAAGGAAGCTTACGACGAACGCGGCCAGACCATGCCATTGCCGCATCTGACGCTGCGCTTCGCCGACGACGCCGAAGCGACGCTGCGCGAAGTGTCGCGCAAGGGCTCGGCGCCCCGCCGGACGGCCCCGGCCTGA
- a CDS encoding tetratricopeptide repeat protein, which produces MSVRLRLFCFAALLSAAGAAAASEQWRTAHLRGECDTALAEARGAAEKGEPEAMLQMSDWHFFGTCLDKNDTESARWALLSAEAGLARAQVVAGQIRASGIGVERNAAEARRWYTLAAEGGDPEGMLLLAKLIEADTADPLAPELALAWVRRAADRNYAPAYVHLAAIYSGGGAQTDYAESARWLEKAMQAGYRDNSVWVAWSWACLNLGRYDEVLQAATKVPNDAPEFKAAQINHAHALLLNGQIGNAREVYAANMTLRGADEFRRILREDFAELRRSGRDHPGMARIEKLFLTGKP; this is translated from the coding sequence ATGAGCGTGCGCCTCCGCCTCTTCTGTTTCGCAGCGCTGCTGTCGGCAGCCGGCGCGGCTGCGGCGTCGGAACAGTGGCGTACCGCCCATCTGCGTGGCGAGTGCGATACGGCGCTGGCCGAGGCGCGTGGTGCCGCCGAGAAGGGCGAGCCGGAAGCGATGCTGCAGATGTCCGACTGGCATTTCTTCGGCACCTGCCTGGACAAGAACGACACCGAATCGGCGCGCTGGGCGCTGCTGTCGGCGGAGGCCGGGCTGGCGCGGGCGCAGGTCGTGGCCGGGCAGATCCGTGCCAGCGGCATCGGCGTCGAGCGCAATGCGGCCGAGGCACGCCGCTGGTACACACTGGCGGCCGAAGGCGGTGACCCGGAAGGCATGCTGTTGCTGGCCAAGCTGATCGAAGCCGATACCGCCGACCCGCTGGCGCCGGAACTGGCGCTGGCCTGGGTGCGGCGCGCGGCCGACAGGAACTACGCGCCGGCCTATGTCCATCTGGCGGCGATCTACAGCGGCGGCGGTGCCCAGACCGACTACGCGGAATCTGCGCGCTGGCTGGAGAAGGCGATGCAGGCGGGCTACAGGGACAATTCGGTCTGGGTCGCCTGGTCCTGGGCCTGCCTCAATCTCGGCCGCTACGACGAAGTGCTGCAGGCGGCGACCAAGGTGCCGAACGACGCGCCGGAATTCAAGGCGGCGCAGATCAACCACGCGCACGCACTGTTGCTGAACGGACAGATAGGCAACGCGCGCGAGGTGTACGCCGCCAACATGACCCTGCGCGGCGCCGACGAATTCCGCCGCATCCTGCGCGAGGACTTCGCCGAACTGCGCCGTTCCGGACGCGATCACCCGGGCATGGCGCGCATCGAGAAGCTGTTCCTGACCGGCAAACCCTGA
- a CDS encoding transporter substrate-binding domain-containing protein, with translation MRTPYLLAGFIVALVALVLGRLIHDDSARAGDVPTLRALYSIEPPFAYIDARGRVTGEAPEMLRVLAKRAGLGEVEFIHTEFGQLLHDLQIGRADIVASGLFVTPERAQRARFTRPTAQVSSALLVGAGNPLDLHGLDDIAAHPDAVLAVIDGAVELTVAKRAGVPPARIQRHGDATSAAVAVIEGRADALALSDVSLRHMLAVSGLTGVELAQPYRPPQREGRGEAGWPAFALRPQDEAMARRIDEAMAGYLGSPEHRALVAAFGFGPDNLPAPAQR, from the coding sequence ATGCGCACTCCCTACCTGCTTGCCGGATTCATCGTTGCCCTCGTCGCGCTGGTTCTCGGCCGGCTCATCCATGACGACTCAGCGCGCGCTGGCGACGTGCCGACGCTGCGTGCGCTGTATTCGATCGAGCCACCGTTCGCCTACATCGACGCGCGCGGCCGCGTCACCGGCGAGGCGCCCGAAATGCTGCGCGTGCTGGCCAAACGGGCCGGCCTCGGCGAGGTCGAGTTCATCCATACCGAGTTCGGCCAGTTGCTGCACGATCTGCAGATCGGTCGCGCCGACATCGTCGCCAGTGGTCTGTTCGTGACGCCCGAGCGCGCGCAGCGCGCACGCTTCACCCGGCCGACCGCGCAGGTATCGTCGGCGCTGCTGGTGGGTGCCGGCAATCCGCTCGACCTGCATGGCCTCGACGACATCGCCGCGCACCCGGATGCGGTGCTGGCCGTCATCGACGGTGCGGTCGAACTGACCGTGGCCAAGCGTGCCGGGGTACCGCCCGCCCGCATACAGCGTCACGGCGACGCGACCAGCGCGGCGGTGGCGGTAATCGAGGGCCGGGCCGACGCGCTTGCTCTGTCCGACGTGTCCTTGCGCCACATGCTTGCGGTATCCGGTCTGACCGGCGTCGAACTGGCGCAGCCCTACCGGCCGCCGCAGCGCGAAGGGCGTGGCGAAGCGGGCTGGCCCGCCTTCGCGCTGCGTCCGCAGGACGAGGCGATGGCGCGCCGCATCGACGAGGCGATGGCCGGCTATCTCGGTTCGCCCGAGCATCGCGCACTGGTCGCCGCCTTCGGCTTCGGTCCGGACAACCTGCCGGCGCCGGCACAGCGATGA
- the leuS gene encoding leucine--tRNA ligase, which yields MSEKQTPAYTPSEVEAAARQYWDDSQTFKAVEDTSKPKYYCLSMFPYPSGKLHMGHVRNYTIGDVLTRFHRMRGYNVLQPMGWDAFGLPAENAAIKNAVPPAKWTYDNIDYMRQQLKALGFAIDWSRELATCQPSYYRWNQWLFLRMLEKGIAYKKTQVVNWDPVDQTVLANEQVIDGRGWRTGALVEKREIPGYYLGITQYADELLDDLDTLDGWPERVKTMQANWIGKSTGVRFAFSHDIRDDSGALIDDGKLWVFTTRADTIMGVTFCAVAAEHPLATHAARSNPELAAFIEKCKHGSVMEADMATMEKEGLPTGLTVVHPLTGESVPLWVGNYVLMSYGDGAVMAVPAHDERDFGFAKKYDLPIRQVIAVGDNAFSTDAWAEWYGSKDGVCVNSGRYDGLGYAAAVDAVATDLAAKGGEKKVQWRLRDWGVSRQRYWGCPIPIIHCDHCGDVPVPDEQLPVVLPEDCIPDGSGNPLLKREDFINVACPKCGAAAKRETDTMDTFVDSSWYYARYCSVGNDAAMVDERANYWMQVDQYIGGIEHAILHLLYSRFWSKVMRDMGLMTVKEPFARLLTQGMVLNHAWLHKPEGGGKNYYWESEVEVQRDAKGQITGGRLKTDGTVLEHELTTMSKSKNNGVDPQALIDQYGADTARFFMMFASPPEQTLEWNDAGVEGAHRFLKRVWNFAQDYKAELRAHVPAASTLGKAKLPAALADLRRELHLVLKQASYDLGKQQFNTVASGCMKMLNALEKAPRDGADAAEVIGEGLSMLLRVLSPICPHVTHVLWRDCGFGDDILSAEWPEPAESALVQDEVELMLQVNGKLRGSLRVAADAAKDAIEAAALANDAAQKFMEGKPAKKVVVVPGRLVNIVC from the coding sequence ATGTCAGAAAAACAGACCCCCGCCTACACCCCGTCCGAGGTCGAAGCCGCCGCGCGCCAGTACTGGGACGACAGCCAGACCTTCAAGGCCGTCGAGGACACTTCGAAGCCCAAGTACTACTGCCTGTCGATGTTCCCCTACCCGTCGGGCAAGCTGCACATGGGCCATGTGCGGAACTACACCATCGGCGACGTGCTGACCCGCTTCCACCGGATGCGCGGCTACAACGTGCTGCAACCCATGGGCTGGGACGCCTTCGGTCTGCCGGCCGAGAACGCGGCGATCAAGAATGCGGTGCCGCCGGCAAAATGGACCTACGACAACATCGACTACATGCGCCAGCAGCTCAAGGCGCTGGGCTTCGCCATCGACTGGAGCCGCGAACTGGCGACCTGCCAGCCGTCGTACTACAGGTGGAACCAGTGGCTGTTCCTGCGCATGCTGGAAAAGGGCATCGCCTACAAGAAAACCCAGGTGGTGAACTGGGACCCGGTCGACCAGACCGTGCTGGCCAACGAACAGGTGATCGACGGCCGCGGCTGGCGCACCGGTGCGCTGGTCGAGAAGCGCGAAATCCCCGGCTACTACCTCGGCATCACGCAGTACGCCGACGAACTGCTGGACGACCTGGACACGCTGGACGGCTGGCCCGAGCGCGTGAAGACCATGCAGGCGAACTGGATAGGCAAGAGCACCGGCGTGCGCTTCGCCTTCAGCCACGACATCCGCGATGACAGCGGCGCACTGATCGACGACGGCAAGCTGTGGGTGTTCACGACCCGCGCCGACACCATCATGGGCGTCACCTTCTGCGCGGTCGCCGCCGAACATCCGCTGGCCACCCACGCCGCGCGCAGCAATCCGGAACTGGCCGCCTTCATCGAGAAATGCAAGCACGGCTCGGTGATGGAAGCCGACATGGCGACGATGGAAAAAGAAGGTCTGCCGACCGGCCTCACCGTCGTGCATCCGCTGACCGGCGAATCGGTGCCGCTGTGGGTGGGCAATTACGTGCTGATGAGCTATGGCGACGGCGCGGTAATGGCCGTGCCGGCGCACGACGAGCGCGACTTCGGTTTCGCGAAGAAGTACGACCTGCCGATCAGGCAGGTGATCGCGGTCGGCGACAATGCATTCTCGACTGACGCATGGGCCGAGTGGTACGGATCGAAGGACGGCGTCTGCGTGAACAGCGGCCGCTACGACGGTCTGGGCTACGCTGCCGCAGTCGATGCGGTGGCCACCGATCTCGCGGCCAAAGGTGGCGAGAAGAAGGTGCAGTGGCGCCTGCGCGACTGGGGCGTGTCGCGCCAGCGCTACTGGGGCTGCCCGATACCCATCATCCACTGCGATCACTGCGGCGACGTGCCGGTGCCGGACGAGCAACTGCCGGTGGTGCTGCCGGAAGACTGCATTCCGGATGGCTCGGGCAACCCGCTGCTCAAGCGCGAAGACTTCATCAACGTCGCGTGCCCGAAATGCGGCGCGGCGGCGAAGCGCGAAACCGACACGATGGACACCTTCGTCGACTCCAGCTGGTATTACGCCCGCTACTGTTCGGTCGGCAACGATGCGGCCATGGTCGATGAGCGCGCCAACTACTGGATGCAGGTGGATCAGTACATCGGCGGCATCGAGCATGCCATCCTGCATCTGCTGTACTCGCGCTTCTGGTCCAAGGTGATGCGCGACATGGGCCTGATGACGGTGAAGGAACCGTTCGCCCGCCTGCTCACCCAGGGCATGGTTCTGAACCACGCCTGGCTGCACAAGCCTGAAGGCGGCGGCAAGAACTACTACTGGGAAAGCGAGGTCGAGGTCCAGCGCGACGCCAAGGGGCAGATCACCGGCGGCAGGCTGAAGACCGACGGCACCGTGCTCGAGCACGAACTGACCACGATGTCGAAGTCGAAGAACAACGGCGTCGACCCGCAGGCGCTGATCGATCAGTACGGCGCCGACACCGCGCGCTTCTTCATGATGTTCGCCAGCCCGCCGGAACAGACGCTGGAATGGAACGATGCCGGCGTCGAGGGCGCACACCGCTTCCTGAAGCGCGTCTGGAACTTCGCCCAGGACTACAAGGCCGAACTGCGCGCGCACGTGCCGGCGGCGTCGACGCTGGGCAAGGCCAAGCTGCCGGCCGCGCTGGCCGACCTGCGACGCGAACTGCACCTTGTGCTGAAGCAAGCCAGCTATGACCTCGGCAAGCAGCAGTTCAACACTGTGGCCTCAGGCTGCATGAAGATGCTCAACGCGCTGGAAAAGGCGCCGCGCGACGGCGCCGACGCGGCCGAGGTGATCGGCGAAGGCCTGTCCATGCTGCTGCGCGTGCTGTCGCCGATCTGCCCGCACGTCACGCACGTTCTGTGGCGCGACTGCGGCTTCGGCGACGACATCCTGAGCGCCGAATGGCCTGAGCCGGCCGAATCGGCGCTGGTGCAGGACGAGGTCGAACTGATGCTGCAGGTGAATGGCAAGCTGCGCGGCAGCCTGCGCGTCGCCGCCGATGCGGCCAAGGACGCCATCGAGGCCGCTGCGCTGGCCAACGATGCGGCGCAGAAATTCATGGAAGGCAAGCCGGCGAAGAAAGTGGTCGTCGTGCCCGGCCGTCTGGTCAATATCGTGTGCTGA
- the uvrD gene encoding DNA helicase II produces the protein MTSNPLLSGLNEQQFQAVTLPSQSALILAGAGSGKTRVLTTRLAWLISTGQVSPHGILAVTFTNKAAKEMLARLTAMLPMNARGLWIGTFHGLCNRMLRAHWKEAGLPQLFQILDSADQLSAIKRMLKALNIDDEKFPARDLMYFINSAKEQGLRPHEVEAFDDFARKRVELYQAYEAQCQREGVVDFAELLLRCHELLQRNEPIRAHYQRRFRHILVDEFQDTNVLQYRWLKLLAGLGTEGQAAVMAVGDDDQSIYRFRGAEVGNMRDFEREFHVDNVIRLEQNYRSHGNILDAANAVIKHNSGRLGKNLWTEAGHGEPLRVYEAFNDIEEARWVVEEIRALIHDGTARDDIALLYRSNAQSRVLEHALFSAGIPYRVYGGLRFFERQEVKHALAYMRLIANPHDDTAFTRVVNFPTRGIGARSLEQLQDAAQAHSTSLYGALNFLTGKAAQSVGAFIKLVDQLRFACEGLKLPEMVEQVLELSGLRAHYLTEKEGQERVANLDEIINAAANFISEEGYAQVAAEDEAAPPDPLSAFLSHASLEAGEHQADAGQAAVQLMTVHSAKGLEFDVVFIGGLEEGLFPHENSVLERDGLEEERRLMYVAITRARKRLYLSFAQSRMLHGQTRYNLRSRFFDEIPAELLKWLTPPASARGYGGFGSSSAAPSAPASSNPRSFGSGRRTTAVNDSGFRVGQQVSHAKFGAGVIVNAEGSGSDARVQVNFGASGVKWLALAVAKLSPA, from the coding sequence ATGACATCCAACCCGCTTCTTTCCGGTCTGAACGAACAGCAGTTCCAGGCCGTCACGCTGCCGTCGCAGTCCGCACTCATTCTCGCGGGTGCCGGGTCGGGCAAAACGCGCGTGCTGACCACGCGCCTGGCCTGGCTCATTTCGACCGGCCAGGTGTCGCCGCACGGCATCCTCGCGGTCACCTTCACCAACAAGGCGGCCAAGGAAATGCTGGCGCGGCTGACCGCGATGCTGCCGATGAATGCACGCGGCCTGTGGATAGGCACTTTCCACGGTCTGTGCAACCGCATGCTGCGCGCGCACTGGAAGGAAGCCGGGCTGCCGCAGCTGTTCCAGATCCTCGATTCGGCCGACCAGCTGTCGGCCATCAAGCGCATGCTGAAGGCGCTGAACATCGACGACGAGAAATTCCCGGCGCGCGACCTGATGTACTTCATCAATTCGGCGAAGGAGCAGGGGCTGCGTCCGCACGAGGTCGAGGCCTTCGACGACTTCGCGCGCAAGCGGGTCGAGCTGTACCAGGCCTACGAGGCGCAGTGCCAGCGCGAGGGCGTGGTGGATTTCGCCGAGCTGCTGCTGCGCTGTCACGAGCTCCTGCAACGCAACGAGCCGATACGCGCCCACTACCAGCGCCGTTTCCGCCACATCCTGGTCGACGAGTTCCAGGACACCAACGTGCTGCAGTACCGCTGGCTCAAGCTGCTGGCTGGCCTCGGTACCGAAGGGCAGGCGGCGGTGATGGCGGTCGGCGACGACGACCAGAGCATCTACCGCTTCCGCGGCGCCGAGGTCGGCAATATGCGCGACTTCGAACGCGAGTTCCATGTCGACAACGTCATCCGGCTGGAACAGAACTACCGCTCGCACGGCAACATCCTCGACGCCGCCAATGCGGTGATCAAGCACAACAGCGGGCGGCTCGGAAAGAACCTGTGGACCGAAGCCGGCCACGGCGAGCCGCTGCGCGTCTATGAAGCGTTCAACGACATCGAGGAAGCGCGCTGGGTGGTCGAGGAAATCAGGGCGCTGATACACGACGGCACCGCGCGCGATGACATTGCGCTGCTCTACCGCAGCAATGCGCAGTCGCGCGTACTCGAACACGCGCTGTTCTCGGCTGGCATTCCGTATCGCGTCTATGGCGGCCTGCGCTTCTTCGAGCGGCAGGAGGTCAAGCATGCGCTCGCCTACATGCGCCTGATCGCCAATCCGCACGACGACACCGCGTTCACCCGCGTGGTCAATTTCCCGACCCGCGGCATCGGCGCGCGTTCGCTGGAACAGCTGCAGGACGCGGCGCAGGCGCATTCCACCAGCCTGTATGGCGCGCTGAATTTTCTGACCGGCAAGGCGGCGCAGTCGGTCGGTGCCTTCATCAAGCTGGTCGATCAGCTGCGTTTTGCCTGCGAAGGACTGAAGCTGCCGGAAATGGTCGAGCAGGTGCTCGAACTGTCCGGCCTGCGCGCGCACTACCTGACCGAGAAGGAGGGTCAGGAGCGGGTGGCCAACCTCGACGAAATCATCAATGCGGCCGCCAACTTCATTTCCGAGGAAGGCTATGCGCAGGTCGCCGCCGAGGACGAGGCGGCGCCGCCCGACCCGCTGTCCGCCTTCCTGTCGCACGCTTCGCTCGAAGCGGGCGAGCATCAGGCTGACGCCGGTCAGGCCGCGGTGCAGCTGATGACCGTGCATTCGGCCAAGGGGCTGGAATTCGACGTGGTGTTCATCGGTGGTCTCGAAGAAGGCCTGTTTCCGCACGAGAACTCGGTGCTGGAGCGCGACGGTCTCGAAGAGGAGCGCCGGCTCATGTACGTCGCCATCACCCGCGCGCGCAAGCGGCTCTATCTGTCGTTCGCGCAGTCGCGCATGCTGCACGGACAGACCCGCTACAACCTGCGCAGCCGCTTCTTCGACGAAATTCCCGCCGAACTGCTGAAGTGGCTCACGCCACCGGCCAGCGCGCGCGGTTACGGCGGCTTCGGCAGCAGCAGTGCCGCGCCGTCGGCACCGGCGAGCAGCAATCCGCGCAGCTTCGGCAGCGGCCGCCGGACCACCGCGGTCAATGACAGCGGCTTCCGCGTCGGCCAGCAGGTGAGCCACGCCAAGTTCGGCGCCGGCGTCATCGTCAATGCCGAGGGCTCGGGTTCGGATGCCCGGGTCCAGGTCAATTTCGGTGCGTCGGGCGTCAAGTGGCTGGCGCTCGCCGTGGCCAAGCTGTCGCCGGCCTGA